TAAATCAATGCACGGAACAGGTAGTAGTACTATTTGCAATTCTAACAAcactagtaataatatttcctCCCCTCTTGTTGAATTGTTCAAAGAGTACCCCgttaataaagaaaaacaaagagTAATTACTAAATTACCCACTTTATTCAAATTTGATGAAATTTATGAACGTTTGatgttaattttattgcATTCCCCAGATTTTGCAACTATCATTCAACAACAATCTGAAGAATTGAATCAAGAGgatgtttattattatcccATTATTAGCGGCGGCGATTTAGACTTTAACAATTCACttttcttcaaaatattCGCCAAAGTTTTGCCTGAATTATATCAGCCATTTATGGATCAAAATTCCATTACCACTATGAGATcatctaataaaaatgattggTTATATTATTGGATAAAGTTTTGTGGAGCAAGAGTTTTCAATAAAGTAGATAGAGGCAGAATGTGGGATATTATGTTAAGCTGGAGACCTAATCCAACGAACCTAGACtactatttaaaatataatgacTCAAAGGAGTTTGGCcacttttataataatgaagtGAAAAATACTGGTAACAATGGTAGTGGTAATGTAATAAGTAACGTGGATTTATTTaacaaatgttttaaaaattgtgaaaatgatgataacTTTTGGTTTCCAGATTTAGCTACGTTCAAGTTAGATAAGAAGACCATGGactttgatatttttaaaaaattaataaagaagaaTACGTACGgggaggaagaagaagaggaggaggaggaggaggaaaaagaaggagaaaGACTTCAACCTCACGGAACAAAAAAtgaggaaaaaagaaataataatggaacTATCTGTAATagtaagaaaaataaaatttataaaattccATTTTCTTTACTAGATATTCACACACAACAGCTATTTATATACATGGctatattacaaaaaaacgAGTTCAAGTTATTGGAATTCGAAGAAGCTGAAATGctagaatttttaaataatgttCCTATGTTATCTAGGGATGACGATCTActgtacaaaaaaatatactcCGGTCCAAGCAACATAGGTggtaatactaatactactCATAACAGCAAtctttcatcatcatctttagTGGGATCTCCAAttgttaataacaataacaatacctTTTCTGTTTTGAGTAATTCTAATAGAAATCCATCCACACCCTCATCTACTTCGTCGTCGAGGACATCTACAAGACCACCAAGCCCAGTCCATTCATTAGCCTCAACTATTTCTACTGCTTCATTAACACCTGCAAATAATACAACAAacggtaataataataataataataattctagtGCTCATTCTAACACACCTGTTAAGAATATAAATGGTACTACAGAAATTGGAAGTAAAATGAATAGTAACAATCACAGCAAGAAATTTAAAGTTGGTACAGACGAAAAGACTTCCATTTCCTTTGATGATACTTATAAGTTAGCAGGTGATATCTGGAGGAAATGGATTTGGAAGGATCTAGAACAAAACGACATCTAGAGAGGCAATGTACTTTCATGTTCATATTTggtatcaaaaaaaaaaaaaagaaaaatatttatatataaatataattttagaTATGATAGtatattaatcttttttcgAATTACTTATACTGAATTTCAATGAATTTTGAggaaaatgtaaaaaacaaaaaaaaaaaaaaacaaacagaAAATAACCGCTTTTTTCTACAGTGcaagaaaattatataaaacaatcgcataaattctttattttttttctttctttctttacGCTGCATATTTACTGCCCTTCTGATTACTAGAAGGAATGATGGAAAAGAGGTTTGGTtttaagttattttttataactCAGCTTTatctcaatttttttttttttttttttttttttttttttttaaaccaggtaataacaacaaagaaaagaagTATCCAAAACACAAGTATAGACACACAAATAAGAAACTATAAATAATGTTTAGAAGCTTAAAGAATTTGGGTGCGTCGAGTACAGAAATAAAGGTTAAACAACTAACCAGTGATAGTGAAAGCAACGGTTCCACAATGACAAGCTCCTTAATGAATGAAATATCTATATTGACTTATAGTTCTAAAACCTTGAGAGAAATCACACAGgttttaagaaaaagacTACAGCTTATAACAAATTTAATGAATCAACCCATACCAACTTCACAACTACCTAATTCACTGAgaaaacagcaacaactAAAACACCAAAGAAATGAGAacgaaaatataaatgcgGTTTATATGTCTATCACTGGTAATAGCGTGCTTAAAAAATACTGTATacaaattttgaaaacattAACTTTGATTGggtatttaattaataacgGGTCTAACGAATTTATTGAGTGGGGTAAGCATTCATGCTACATTATGGAACCTTTGTGTGATATTGAAGTGATCCACAATGGTAATCATATAGCGTCTCCTAACTCTTCCTCATTCTCCTCTAGCTCGTTTTTtcatagtaataatagcaatggCACTGAAGGAATAGCTAGTAGCACGCATGATAACGATAATATGTTATTACTGCAAATTAGAAGACTAGCTGTCCAATTAGTAACCATATTGAACGATGATGCATTactagaaaaaagaagacaCGATTTAATAGAATTTAGGAGCAGTATTTCAACACCGGGGAAAAAATCCACGGATAATAGCCATTTAAAAAGAACATTTGAATTTGATAAGAACAGCAAAAATACAAGCCTTGATTCTTCATCAAATGAGCACCAACCATACAGGCAGCACCAAACACAGCAACagtattttaaaagtaaaagttTAGATTCTCCTAGAGTGAATAACGAAGAGGCTGATGCTAATAACCTGGATAATATAAATGGAAGTTATAATAGAATAGGAAACGGCTGGGGGTTGAAAAAACTAACCAAAGGAAATATAATGAATAGAAACAATAGTACCAACAGTGACATTACTATCAAAGACGATAAAAGGGTAAACTTAAATAGTTTCAATAATCTTAAGACCTGGAAATTTAGTGATAGTTCGACTGGTGATGCTATTAAAGAAGATATAGAGAAGAATAATGATAACACGGATACTAACTccaatactaataatacttattatttaaagacTTCTTGTATGAGTACGGCAACGAATAATggtcaaaataataacattaccAATACACCGCCTAAAGGTAAATACGACAGATTCAATGCTTTGGATACACTGGATGAGGATGAAGAGAATGATTGTGACGATTTTACATCTAgcactactactaccaccGATGATAAGAGTTTAAatactattaaaaatactCTGTCTTCTTTTACAAAATCCTTGGATTTTGAAATGTTATCAAATTGTACTAATGAAAACGATACTAATATGAAGCCAATCATTAATAAGGAGAAGAGTTTTTCATCAAACAAtccatttatttaaaacaaaagcGCAATTAGATAAGTACTTAAGGTGTCGCTTATATCCTATTTACATGGGCAGATGAATAATTAATTGATCAGCTATTTCTTTACGTTATAATATGCTCATTTTATTAACGCATTTCAAATAAGTTGTCCgaaatttattgtttttgtttattataatatttaattctCGGACATTTAGTTACTAACATTccatctatatatatatatatatattttttttttcttttttttttttttttttttttttttttttttttttttcttttttcttttttgttttcttttttctttttttctttttttctttttttttttatcatggaaaatttttttagtttatcctttttttttctttggccCTAATTTCTTcactctcttttttttttcttttttttcttttcactAATGTCTTAAATAAGAtacaaaatgaaaaaaaaaaattttttttctttgttgtcATATAGACCATAACCTTTGCTTTATAGATCTTTAGCTGTTATACAATGAAAACCAAGTTAATTGTACTATGCCATATTAGTGTGTCCAGTTAAAcccatatatatatatatttcatttCATCAACTAATCTGGTGGTcggaaaaaattattaattataaattactACAGACACCAAACCTATCAAGATATAATTctagaaaagaaaaatacatacaagtatatttattactaCACCGGTTTGAAAATGATAGCGCagtattttttcattttatggTACAATGAATGATAACTCACTAAGAAGTTAGACTAACACAGCTCAATTTACAACCTTCTAAaccattttattaaaaaaaaaaacaagattgTCAAAAATATTGCACGTGATCATCTCACGTAGTATTAATTTCTATAATATCCGTGACCGTGTGGATACGGTCGGAATTCTTCACTTACATTATTCCAGATAGTATGGCATCCGAAGAAAGCCATTCGGACaacatttatttatccttCAATGCCGATTGTCGCGAAgacaagaaaataaattaaaaaaaggtatGAAATTAGTACaatattttactttattttttttgatttttaagGGGCTAGTGGCGGTGGCGTTAGCACATATCCCCCCCCTTCCAAGTAGTAAAATGGGAAAAGCAACAGCGGTAATAGAGGACTTTGCtgcttatttttttacttacACGACGTTTTCTATGTTacatttttaatgattATATTAACCACAAATGATAGAttgtaaaatataacaCCTATATCAGATTTGCtgcaataatttttatttttttttgttatattgggaaaagataaaaattgaacatgttatataaatagagtggttttcttttctttctcctttttctttttctttttctttttttttctcttccaATTCTGCTTCTTCTGGTCCCTCTCCTTTTCCCTCTCACTTATCGTTGATGAACCATTTTATCAATTCTCAAAAGAAATAACtttgtttttctctttctagtaaaaaatttgttagCCCCTTACAAATAAGTAAAAACAAGTCGATAAGAAAAAGGTGAAAACgattttttccttaaacTGGCTAAGAAATATAACattagataaaaataaaaaaagtaatcacaacagaaaaaaaattaaaatacaataaacatgcaaatttttgttaaaacaTTGACTGGCAAAACCATTACTTTAGAAGTTGAGTCTTCTGACACTATTGACAACGTCAAAGCAAAGATTCAAGACAAGGAAGGGATTCCTCCAGACCAACAGAGATTGATTTTTGCTGGTAAGCAATTAGAAGATGGTAGAACTTTAAGTGACTACAACATTCAAAAGGAGTCTACTTTACATTTAGTTTTGAGATTGAGAGGTGGTATGCAGATCTTTGTTAAAACCTTAACTGGCAAAACCATTACTTTAGAAGTCGAGTCTTCTGACACTATTGACAACGTCAAAGCAAAGATTCAAGACAAGGAAGGGATTCCTCCAGACCAACAGAGATTGATTTTTGCTGGTAAGCAATTAGAAGATGGTAGAACTTTGAGTGACTACAACATTCAAAAGGAGTCTACTTTACATTTAGTTTTGAGATTGAGAGGTGGTATGCAGATCTTTGTTAAAACCTTAACTGGCAAAACCATTACTTTAGAAGTCGAGTCTTCTGACACTATTGACAACGTCAAAGCAAAGATTCAAGACAAGGAAGGGATTCCTCCAGACCAACAGAGATTGATTTTTGCTGGTAAGCAATTAGAAGATGGTAGAACTTTGAGTGACTACAACATTCAAAAGGAGTCTACTTTACATTTAGTTTTGAGATTGAGAGGTGGTATGCAGATCTTTGTTAAAACCTTAACTGGCAAAACCATTACTTTAGAAGTCGAGTCTTCTGACACTATTGACAACGTCAAAGCAAAGATTCAAGACAAGGAAGGGATTCCTCCAGACCAACAGAGATTGATTTTTGCCGGTAAGCAGTTAGAAGATGGTAGAACTTTAAGTGACTACAACATTCAAAAGGAGTCTACTTTACATTTAGTTTTGAGATTGAGAGGTGGTATGCAGATCTTTGTTAAAACCTTAACTGGCAAAACCATTACTTTAGAAGTCGAGTCTTCTGACACTATTGACAACGTCAAAGCAAAGATTCAAGACAAGGAAGGGATTCCTCCAGACCAACAGAGATTGATTTTTGCCGGTAAGCAGTTAGAAGATGGTAGAACTTTGAGTGACTACAACATTCAAAAGGAGTCTACTTTACATTTAGTTTTGAGATTGAGAGGTGGTATGCAGATCTTTGTTAAAACCTTAACTGGCAAAACCATTACTTTAGAAGTTGAGTCTTCTGACACTATTGACAACGTCAAAGCAAAGATTCAAGACAAGGAAGGGATTCCTCCAGACCAACAGAGATTGATTTTTGCCGGTAAGCAGTTAGAAGATGGTAGAACTTTAAGTGACTACAACATTCAAAAGGAGTCTACTTTACATTTAGTTTTGAGATTGAGAGGTGGTATGCAGATCTTTGTTAAAACCTTAACTGGCAAAACCATTACTTTAGAAGTCGAGTCTTCTGACACTATTGACAACGTCAAAGCAAAGATTCAAGACAAGGAAGGGATTCCTCCAGACCAACAGAGATTGATTTTTGCCGGTAAGCAGTTAGAAGATGGTAGAACTTTAAGTGACTACAACATTCAAAAGGAGTCTACTTTACATTTAGTTTTGAGATTGAGAGGTGGTATGCAGATCTTTGTTAAAACCTTAACCGGCAAAACCATTACTTTAGAAGTTGAGTCTTCTGACACTATTGACAACGTCAAAGCAAAGATTCAAGACAAGGAAGGGATTCCTCCAGACCAACAGAGATTGATTTTTGCCGGTAAGCAGTTAGAAGATGGTAGAACTTTAAGTGACTACAACATTCAAAAGGAGTCTACTTTACATTTAGTTTTGAGATTGAGAGGTGGTATGCAAATCTTTGCCAACCAATATTCAAGACAAGGAGGAGATTACTCTGGACTAACAGGACTTGGTTTTATAGTTTGAAACTTTTAATTGTAACAATAGGTGAATTTCCCCTTTTTGAGTAAAGAATATTCTGATTGTTTTGCtatcatatttttgaattacATAATTAAGAGATAGTATTTAAGATAGGTGGTTTATAAATTACTATTAAACATAGTGAATACATAACTATATgtagttaaaaatatatagaaggaaagtataaatatattttgctATGAACTTGGAGTTTACTTTAGTTTTTCAAttaagataataaaatcttGATAACAGGTGAGTTATCTACGTGCGGTATAATTTTCTTAGCG
This Saccharomycodes ludwigii strain NBRC 1722 chromosome II, whole genome shotgun sequence DNA region includes the following protein-coding sequences:
- the ENT4 gene encoding Ent4p (similar to Saccharomyces cerevisiae YLL038C | ENT4 | Epsin N-Terminal homology), encoding MFRSLKNLGASSTEIKVKQLTSDSESNGSTMTSSLMNEISILTYSSKTLREITQVLRKRLQLITNLMNQPIPTSQLPNSLRKQQQLKHQRNENENINAVYMSITGNSVLKKYCIQILKTLTLIGYLINNGSNEFIEWGKHSCYIMEPLCDIEVIHNGNHIASPNSSSFSSSSFFHSNNSNGTEGIASSTHDNDNMLLLQIRRLAVQLVTILNDDALLEKRRHDLIEFRSSISTPGKKSTDNSHLKRTFEFDKNSKNTSLDSSSNEHQPYRQHQTQQQYFKSKSLDSPRVNNEEADANNLDNINGSYNRIGNGWGLKKLTKGNIMNRNNSTNSDITIKDDKRVNLNSFNNLKTWKFSDSSTGDAIKEDIEKNNDNTDTNSNTNNTYYLKTSCMSTATNNGQNNNITNTPPKGKYDRFNALDTLDEDEENDCDDFTSSTTTTTDDKSLNTIKNTLSSFTKSLDFEMLSNCTNENDTNMKPIINKEKSFSSNNPFI
- the OCA5 gene encoding Oca5p (similar to Saccharomyces cerevisiae YHL029C | OCA5 | Oxidant-induced Cell-cycle Arrest) gives rise to the protein MITNTGKNTSTDIQHNTKGHNHHQRHHHQRLKQRSEHLQFNKCLIDKCIQLIKDNDHNMLAFIGRTKGIPPQIRNKVWPILLKYHPLVICPNIMCNTLEIATDDTATANSSSTASTPTNITVTTTTIVPNNNNIRATNSAGTATSFDVNGNCTNITSKSNASSNNKKSNTVTSINNETLTFTSHFPSFSDKKNKGKKSKNSNITNGSSNNNNNNNNNNNNNNNENNNSNNNTINKDDPYQFINWNYHRETRSIEEIRQLIKLDLNKYFFIHRNNNDDSGGNSAASNSTNVGTDTEYQKVLEYLTNTIIKFLNKWGKIFKYESGLAWCILGLAEWVSPFDNNYVLMGKSMHGTGSSTICNSNNTSNNISSPLVELFKEYPVNKEKQRVITKLPTLFKFDEIYERLMLILLHSPDFATIIQQQSEELNQEDVYYYPIISGGDLDFNNSLFFKIFAKVLPELYQPFMDQNSITTMRSSNKNDWLYYWIKFCGARVFNKVDRGRMWDIMLSWRPNPTNLDYYLKYNDSKEFGHFYNNEVKNTGNNGSGNVISNVDLFNKCFKNCENDDNFWFPDLATFKLDKKTMDFDIFKKLIKKNTYGEEEEEEEEEEEKEGERLQPHGTKNEEKRNNNGTICNSKKNKIYKIPFSLLDIHTQQLFIYMAILQKNEFKLLEFEEAEMLEFLNNVPMLSRDDDLLYKKIYSGPSNIGGNTNTTHNSNLSSSSLVGSPIVNNNNNTFSVLSNSNRNPSTPSSTSSSRTSTRPPSPVHSLASTISTASLTPANNTTNGNNNNNNNSSAHSNTPVKNINGTTEIGSKMNSNNHSKKFKVGTDEKTSISFDDTYKLAGDIWRKWIWKDLEQNDI